Proteins co-encoded in one Funiculus sociatus GB2-C1 genomic window:
- the mgtE gene encoding magnesium transporter, with amino-acid sequence MTDSNIPLQTISRSELRQLVRMQLQALLEAGDLQAAKAILVPVQPADIAEAIEGLPEAMQAIAFRLLSKDEAIEVYEYLDSSIQQTLIDELKRQDVLDIVDRMSPDDRARLFDELPATVVRRLLEQLSPTERQATAQLLGYTAGTAGRLMTPEYISLKESFTVAQTLDRIRNLANVTETIYYLYVTDAARRLTGILSLRDLVTTQPTQTVGEIMTRDVIFVHTDTDQEEVARLIGRYDFLAVPVVDKEQRLVGIVTVDDVIDILEQETTEDIYKLGGVQSGGDNYFQTDLLTVARKRVVWLFVLLVTNTVTGTIIKSEEDLLQKVVALAAFIPLLTGTGGNVGAQSSTVVIRGMNTDEIRSMGPLQVIGREAIAGAMLGVMLGSLATVWAYWLLQGNLAVAIAVGISLVAISILASVAGSGLPFVFRRVGLDPALMSAPFITTAVDVLGVLIYFNLARLILRF; translated from the coding sequence TTGACTGACAGCAATATTCCCCTCCAGACGATCTCACGTAGTGAACTCCGACAGCTCGTCCGAATGCAGCTTCAAGCGCTACTTGAAGCTGGCGACCTTCAAGCCGCAAAAGCAATACTCGTCCCGGTGCAGCCTGCGGACATTGCTGAAGCCATTGAAGGGTTGCCGGAAGCGATGCAAGCTATAGCTTTCCGGCTACTTTCCAAAGATGAGGCTATCGAAGTTTATGAATATCTCGACTCCAGCATCCAGCAGACGCTAATCGATGAATTAAAGCGGCAGGATGTTCTCGATATTGTCGATAGGATGTCGCCGGATGACCGGGCGCGGCTATTTGACGAATTGCCAGCTACAGTTGTGCGTCGTCTGTTGGAACAACTTAGCCCCACCGAACGCCAAGCCACAGCCCAGCTTTTGGGGTATACGGCTGGAACTGCTGGGCGGTTGATGACACCAGAATATATTTCTTTGAAAGAAAGTTTTACCGTCGCGCAAACGCTGGATAGGATTCGCAATTTAGCGAATGTCACTGAAACGATTTATTACCTTTATGTCACGGATGCGGCGCGACGGCTGACGGGAATTTTATCATTGCGCGATTTGGTGACTACCCAGCCAACTCAAACGGTTGGGGAAATTATGACCCGCGATGTGATTTTCGTTCATACAGATACTGACCAGGAAGAAGTGGCGCGGTTGATTGGGCGCTATGACTTTCTGGCGGTGCCTGTGGTAGACAAGGAACAGCGTTTGGTGGGTATTGTCACTGTTGATGACGTAATTGATATTTTGGAGCAGGAAACGACGGAGGATATCTACAAGCTGGGTGGTGTACAGTCGGGGGGCGACAATTATTTCCAGACGGATTTATTGACAGTGGCTCGCAAGCGCGTTGTCTGGCTGTTTGTGTTACTGGTGACGAATACTGTCACGGGTACAATTATCAAGTCAGAAGAAGACCTTCTGCAAAAAGTGGTGGCGCTGGCGGCGTTTATTCCGTTGCTGACTGGTACTGGAGGCAATGTGGGGGCGCAGTCTTCAACTGTGGTGATTAGGGGAATGAATACAGACGAGATTCGCTCTATGGGGCCGCTACAGGTGATTGGGCGAGAAGCGATCGCAGGCGCAATGCTGGGAGTGATGTTAGGGTCTTTAGCAACGGTATGGGCTTACTGGCTGCTGCAAGGGAATTTGGCAGTGGCGATCGCTGTGGGGATCAGCTTAGTAGCTATCTCTATTTTAGCGTCTGTTGCTGGTTCCGGTCTGCCGTTCGTCTTTCGTCGCGTTGGTTTAGACCCGGCTTTGATGTCAGCGCCGTTTATCACTACTGCTGTTGATGTCTTAGGCGTACTAATTTACTTTAATTTGGCACGGCTAATTTTGCGATTTTAA
- the crcB gene encoding fluoride efflux transporter CrcB, translating into MQQLTVAPNWVLEVLQQPTVRNPMAVSLGAIAGALSRYYLSLWLAGTMGGGFPYATMFINLTGCLAMGFFFTLAIEIPSIPPEVRLLVAVGFLGSYTTFSTYELDTFLLLRNAHSNNFALGNLSVAAFYWAGSAILGIISIQLGTILSRWGK; encoded by the coding sequence ATGCAACAGTTGACTGTAGCACCTAACTGGGTGCTAGAGGTACTGCAACAGCCAACTGTTCGCAATCCAATGGCAGTTAGTTTGGGAGCGATCGCGGGTGCATTGAGCCGTTATTACTTGAGTCTTTGGTTGGCTGGGACTATGGGAGGAGGTTTTCCCTATGCCACTATGTTTATCAACCTCACGGGCTGTTTGGCGATGGGTTTCTTCTTCACTCTGGCTATAGAGATACCCAGCATTCCGCCAGAAGTCCGCTTATTGGTAGCAGTGGGATTTTTAGGTTCGTACACTACCTTCTCAACTTATGAGTTAGACACTTTCTTACTGTTACGGAATGCCCACAGTAACAACTTCGCCCTTGGCAATCTTTCAGTTGCTGCTTTTTACTGGGCAGGTAGTGCTATCCTGGGCATAATCAGCATTCAGCTAGGCACCATTCTGTCCCGGTGGGGCAAATAA
- a CDS encoding WG repeat-containing protein: protein MVVITFAFRYQPIRNYKNKLLQPTLLFVLGLAVTQISGCESILGYRIGQNESGATIERIINSPIAISLKFDAANEFSQGLGAVKINGKWGYIDKSGNFVIQPQYDLAESFSQGLAAARMGRKWGYIDKGGNFVIQPQFDEAKLFSQGLAAVKTGGKYGYIDKTGKVVIPPQFDEAKSFSQGLAAVEIGSKYGYINKSGKFVIPLKFDSAESFSEKLALFKIGEKWGYIDQQGKVVIPAEFDEAKPFSEGLAAISIDKKWGYIDKTGDFVIAPQFHWAGSIYTGLAGIAIADQIGYIDKAGNIVIAPQFNNTYDFSEGLVSVKRGSKWGYVDKTGKFVIQPQFDSALPFSEGLAKVKIGNKYGYIANPLK from the coding sequence ATGGTCGTTATCACTTTTGCTTTTCGCTACCAGCCAATTCGCAATTATAAAAACAAATTGCTTCAGCCTACTCTCCTCTTTGTGTTGGGATTAGCGGTAACTCAAATTTCTGGCTGTGAATCTATTTTAGGTTATCGTATCGGTCAGAACGAGTCTGGAGCAACTATAGAACGGATAATTAATTCACCAATAGCCATATCGCTAAAATTTGATGCAGCCAATGAATTTTCACAAGGGCTGGGAGCGGTAAAAATAAACGGCAAATGGGGATATATTGATAAAAGTGGCAACTTCGTAATCCAACCGCAATATGACCTGGCTGAGTCATTTTCGCAAGGGCTTGCAGCAGCAAGAATGGGCAGAAAATGGGGATACATTGACAAAGGTGGCAACTTCGTAATCCAGCCGCAATTTGATGAAGCTAAGTTGTTTTCCCAAGGACTGGCAGCAGTAAAGACAGGCGGTAAGTATGGCTATATCGACAAGACGGGGAAGGTCGTAATTCCACCGCAATTTGATGAAGCTAAGTCATTTTCCCAAGGACTGGCGGCGGTAGAAATAGGCAGCAAGTACGGCTATATCAACAAGAGTGGCAAGTTCGTAATCCCACTGAAATTTGATTCGGCTGAATCTTTTTCCGAAAAACTAGCACTTTTTAAAATTGGCGAAAAGTGGGGCTATATTGATCAGCAAGGGAAGGTCGTAATTCCAGCAGAATTTGATGAAGCTAAACCTTTTTCCGAAGGGTTAGCGGCGATATCAATTGACAAAAAATGGGGCTATATCGATAAGACGGGAGACTTCGTGATTGCGCCCCAATTTCATTGGGCTGGTAGCATTTACACAGGACTAGCGGGGATAGCGATCGCAGATCAGATTGGCTATATCGACAAGGCGGGAAACATCGTGATTGCACCGCAATTTAATAACACTTATGACTTTTCTGAAGGGCTGGTATCTGTAAAAAGGGGCAGCAAGTGGGGCTATGTTGATAAAACTGGAAAGTTTGTCATCCAGCCGCAATTTGATAGCGCTTTGCCTTTTTCTGAAGGGTTAGCGAAAGTAAAAATTGGCAACAAGTATGGCTATATTGCCAATCCCCTCAAGTAA
- the hisB gene encoding imidazoleglycerol-phosphate dehydratase HisB, with protein MQTSDRVSTTPHLEQFLSPRTATVARKTGETDVLVTVNLDGNGTCNANTGIPFLDHMLHQIASHGLIDLDVAAKGDLEIDDHHTNEDVGITLGMAFGKALSDRKGIVRFGNFLAPLDEALVQVVLDFSGRPHLSYGLQIPTQRVGTYDTQLVREFFVAVVNHSQMTLHIRQLDGINSHHIIEATFKAFARSLRMAMEIDPRRAGTIPSSKGVL; from the coding sequence ATGCAGACAAGCGATCGCGTTTCCACCACTCCGCACCTTGAACAATTTTTATCACCTCGCACGGCTACGGTTGCACGTAAGACCGGCGAAACTGATGTCTTGGTGACAGTAAACTTAGACGGGAATGGGACTTGCAACGCCAATACGGGCATTCCCTTTTTGGATCATATGCTACATCAAATTGCCTCTCACGGGCTGATTGATTTGGATGTAGCCGCGAAAGGGGATTTAGAAATTGATGACCACCACACCAACGAAGATGTGGGGATTACGTTGGGGATGGCGTTCGGGAAAGCACTAAGCGATCGCAAGGGAATTGTTCGCTTTGGTAATTTCCTCGCCCCCTTAGATGAAGCTTTGGTGCAGGTGGTGTTAGACTTTTCTGGTCGTCCTCACCTCAGCTATGGCTTACAAATTCCCACCCAGCGAGTCGGGACTTATGACACTCAACTGGTGCGAGAATTTTTTGTAGCGGTGGTGAATCATAGTCAGATGACGCTGCACATCCGACAGTTGGATGGGATTAATTCGCACCACATTATCGAAGCGACCTTTAAGGCGTTTGCGCGTAGTCTTCGTATGGCTATGGAAATCGATCCCCGTCGTGCTGGTACGATTCCCAGTTCCAAAGGGGTTTTGTAG
- the fabI gene encoding enoyl-ACP reductase FabI yields MLDLSGKNALVTGIANNRSIAWGIAQQLHKAGANLGVTYLPDDRGRFEKKVAELVEPLNPSLFLPCDVQNDDQIRSTFDAIRDKWGRLDILIHCLAFANKDDLSGDFSNTTRAGFTQALEISTYSLVQLAGAAKPLMTEGGSIVTLTYLGGVKVIPNYNVMGIAKSGLEMSVRYLASEMGPANIRVNAISAGPIRTLASSAVGGILDMIHHVEEVAPLRRTVTQTEVGNAASFLCSDLASGITGQVLYVDAGYEIMGM; encoded by the coding sequence ATGCTAGATTTATCAGGAAAAAATGCCCTAGTTACTGGCATTGCCAACAACCGCTCAATCGCTTGGGGTATTGCCCAGCAGTTACACAAAGCTGGTGCAAATTTGGGAGTCACTTATCTACCAGACGACCGAGGACGCTTTGAGAAGAAAGTCGCCGAATTGGTAGAACCTCTCAACCCCAGCTTGTTTTTACCTTGCGATGTTCAGAATGATGACCAAATTCGTTCTACATTTGATGCCATCCGCGATAAGTGGGGCAGGCTAGATATTTTAATCCATTGTCTTGCTTTTGCCAACAAGGACGATTTATCAGGTGATTTTAGCAACACCACCCGCGCTGGCTTCACTCAAGCTTTGGAAATTAGCACCTACTCGTTAGTTCAACTGGCTGGGGCGGCGAAACCGCTGATGACAGAAGGCGGCAGTATTGTCACCCTAACTTATTTGGGCGGCGTTAAGGTGATCCCCAATTACAATGTCATGGGCATTGCTAAGTCTGGCTTGGAAATGAGCGTGCGTTATCTAGCCTCGGAGATGGGGCCTGCTAATATTCGCGTGAATGCAATCTCAGCTGGGCCGATCCGCACTTTAGCATCATCGGCGGTGGGTGGCATTCTGGATATGATCCATCATGTTGAGGAAGTAGCACCACTGCGGCGAACTGTGACTCAGACAGAAGTGGGAAATGCTGCTAGTTTCTTGTGCAGCGACTTGGCAAGTGGGATTACGGGTCAGGTGCTGTATGTAGATGCTGGGTACGAGATTATGGGAATGTGA
- the ntcA gene encoding global nitrogen regulator NtcA has protein sequence MVVTQDRPLAAVFRQIGGGAFPPVVETFDRGKTIFFPGDPAERVYFLLKGAVKLSRVYEAGEEITVALLRENSVFGVLSLITGNRSDRFYHAVAFTPVELLSAPIEQVEQALKDNPELSMLMLRGLSSRILQTEMMIETLAHRDMGSRLVSFLLILCRDFGVPGPNGITVDLKLSHQAIAEAIGSTRVTVTRLLGDLRSEKMISINKKKITVHNPVALSQQFT, from the coding sequence GTGGTAGTGACGCAAGATAGACCGTTAGCAGCTGTGTTCCGTCAAATCGGAGGTGGGGCGTTTCCGCCAGTGGTGGAAACCTTTGATCGGGGCAAAACTATCTTTTTCCCCGGAGACCCGGCTGAACGGGTATATTTTTTGCTCAAAGGAGCTGTGAAGCTGTCTCGCGTGTACGAAGCTGGGGAAGAAATTACAGTAGCGCTGCTGCGAGAAAACAGCGTCTTTGGCGTACTGTCGTTGATTACCGGGAATCGGTCAGACAGATTTTATCACGCAGTAGCATTTACGCCTGTGGAGTTGCTTTCAGCACCAATTGAACAGGTGGAGCAAGCGCTCAAGGATAATCCAGAATTGTCGATGTTGATGCTGCGAGGGCTTTCATCGCGGATCTTGCAAACAGAGATGATGATTGAGACTTTGGCGCACCGGGATATGGGATCGCGATTGGTGAGTTTTTTGTTGATTCTCTGTCGCGATTTTGGCGTTCCAGGCCCCAATGGAATTACAGTTGATCTGAAACTTTCTCACCAAGCGATCGCAGAAGCAATTGGTTCCACAAGAGTGACAGTCACCCGGTTACTGGGAGATTTACGCTCCGAGAAAATGATTTCTATCAATAAGAAAAAAATTACCGTTCATAACCCGGTAGCTTTGAGCCAGCAGTTCACCTAA